The following coding sequences lie in one Silene latifolia isolate original U9 population chromosome 5, ASM4854445v1, whole genome shotgun sequence genomic window:
- the LOC141657222 gene encoding calcium-dependent protein kinase 32 — MGNCCVTPRVDGVDHKKGKKKRNPFAPDDSSRNGNGNGKLVVLKDPTGHEIEERYELGGELGRGEFGVTYLCTDKMSGEVYACKKISKNKLKTDIDIDDVRREVDIMRRMPKHPNIVTLKDTYEDDFAVHLVMELCEGGELFDRIVARGHYTERAAATVMRTIVQVVQMCHEHGVMHRDLKPENFLFANKKEAAPLKAIDFGLSIFFSPGERFNEIVGSPYYMAPEVLKRNYGPEVDIWSAGVILYILLCGVPPFWAETEKGVAQAIIRSVLDFKREPWPRVSDNAKDLVRKMLDPDPVRRYTAQQVLDHPWLMNSKKAPDVSLGEAVKARLRQFSVMNKLKKRALRVIAEHLSKEEVAGINEKFALMDTGKRGKIDIEELKAGLHKLGHPISEADVQILMEAGDVNKDGYLDSKEFVAISVHLKKMDGDEYLRKAFSFFDQNGNGYIEIEELRDALDDELEINNEEVINAIMHDVDTDKDGRISYEEFAAMMKAGTDWRKASRQYSRDRFNSLSLKLMKDGSLQSANEGR; from the exons ATGGGGAATTGTTGTGTAACGCCTCGTGTTGACGGGGTTGATCAtaagaaggggaagaagaagaggaaccCATTTGCGCCAGATGATAGTAGCAGAAATGGCAATGGAAATGGGAAACTGGTAGTGTTAAAAGACCCCACAGGACACGAGATAGAGGAGaggtatgaactaggaggagagTTGGGACGAGGGGAGTTCGGAGTAACGTATTTGTGTACTGATAAAATGAGTGGAGAGGTTTACGCGTGTAAGAAGATATCGAAGAATAAGCTAAAGACTGACATTGACATTGATGATGTAAGAAGAGAGGTTGATATCATGAGGCGCATGCCTAAACATCCTAATATCGTCACCCTTAAGGATACATATGAAGACGATTTTGCTGTTCATTTGGTTATGGAGTTGTGTGAGGGTGGTGAGTTGTTTGATCGCATTGTCGCTCGAGGTCATTACACTGAGAGGGCTGCTGCTACTGTCATGCGCACCATTGTTCAAGTTGTTCAG ATGTGTCATGAGCACGGAGTGATGCATCGGGACCTGAAACCAGAGAATTTCCTTTTTGCAAATAAGAAGGAAGCTGCGCCTCTGAAAGCAATTGATTTTGGGCTATCGATATTCTTCAGTCCAGGGGAAAGGTTTAATGAAATAGTTGGTAGTCCATACTACATGGCCCCTGAAGTTCTTAAGAGAAATTATGGACCTGAAGTCGATATATGGAGTGCTGGTGTAATCCTCTACATCTTGTTGTGTGGTGTCCCTCCTTTTTGGGCAGAAACTGAAAAAGGAGTCGCACAGGCGATTATTAGGTCTGTTTTGGATTTCAAACGAGAACCCTGGCCTAGAGTTTCTGACAATGCTAAAGATCTTGTAAGAAAGATGCTTGATCCTGATCCTGTCCGTCGTTATACTGCCCAGCAGGTGCTAG ATCACCCTTGGTTAATGAACTCGAAAAAGGCTCCAGATGTTTCGTTGGGTGAAGCAGTGAAAGCTAGGCTGAGACAATTCTCTGTGATGAACAAGCTTAAGAAAAGAGCTCTAAGG GTCATTGCTGAACATCTGTCAAAGGAAGAAGTTGCAGGAATTAACGAAAAATTTGCATTGATGGACACTGGTAAAAGAGGCAAAATTGACATAGAAGAGTTGAAAGCCGGGTTGCATAAGCTTGGTCACCCTATTTCAGAAGCGGATGTCCAGATTCTAATGGAAGCT GGTGACGTGAACAAGGACGGATACCTAGACTCTAAAGAGTTTGTAGCAATTTCTGTTCATTTAAAAAAGATGGATGGCGATGAGTACCTGCGCAAAGCTTTTTCATTCTTCGATCAAAATGGAAATGGGTATATAGAAATTGAAGAGTTGAGGGATGCTCTAGATGATGAACTCGAGATTAACAACGAGGAAGTCATAAACGCCATCATGCATGATGTCGACACAGATAAG GATGGCAGAATAAGTTACGAGGAATTTGCAGCAATGATGAAGGCCGGAACAGATTGGAGGAAAGCATCAAGACAATACTCACGAGACCGTTTTAACAGTCTAAGCTTGAAATTGATGAAAGACGGTTCCCTACAGTCAGCGAATGAAGGAAGATGA
- the LOC141657221 gene encoding putative elongation factor TypA-like SVR3, chloroplastic: MESVMSVCNSSSSSTLAFSLNNTRRNPITSIPVPKLASLGSASAFPASTFTISTSHRRPRPVKTLHCSLSGATAASPYEKKSQLLRRNDVRNIAIVAHVDHGKTTLVDAMLKQAKVFRDNQFVQERIMDSNDLERERGITILSKNTSITFKDTKINIIDTPGHSDFGGEVERILNMVEGVLLVVDSVEGPMPQTRFVLKKALEFGLAVVVVVNKIDRPSARPDFVINSTFELFIELNANDEQCDFQVIYASGIHGKAGLSHDKLADDLGPLFETIVRCIPGPRIEAGPLQMLVTNIEYDEHKGRIGIGRLHAGALQRGLDVKICTSEDACRYGRIGELFVYEKFNRVPVASVEAGDICAVCGIGDIQIGETIADKALGTPLPAIKVEEPTVKMSFSINTSPFVGREGKYVTSRNLRDRLYRELERNLAMKVEDGESSDTFIVSGRGTLHITILIENMRREGYEFMVGPPKVISKRVDDKLYEPFEIATVEVPEEHMGPVVELLGKRRGQMFNMENVGSEGTTVVNYKIPTRGLLGLRNAILTASRGTAILNTIFDSYGPWAGDINTRDQGSLVAFEDGTSTSYALASSQDRGKMFIAPGVDVYKGQIVGIHQRPGDLSLNVCKKKAATNVRSNKEQTVVLDTPLDYSLDDCIEYIQEDELVEVTPSSIRMCKNPKLAKKGRGNN; encoded by the exons atggAGAGTGTCATGAGCGTATGCAATAGCAGCAGCAGCTCTACTCTCGCTTTTTCTCTTAACAACACCAGAAGAAACCCTATCACCTCCATTCCTGTACCTAAGCTTGCTTCCTTGGGTTCCGCTTCCGCGTTCCCCGCTTCCACCTTCACCATTTCCACTTCTCACCGCCGCCCCCGCCCCGTCAAGACTCTCCATTGTTCTCTTTCCGGCGCTACCGCCGCTTCTCCGTATG AGAAAAAGAGCCAATTGTTGAGGAGAAATGATGTGAGGAACATAGCTATTGTAGCTCATGTCGACCATGGCAAGACTACTCTTGTTGACGCCATGCTCAAGCAAGCCAAG GTGTTCCGGGACAACCAGTTTGTTCAAGAGAGGATTATGGACTCTAATGATCTTGAACGTGAACGTGGGATTACTATTCTTAGTAAAAATACCTCCATCACTTTCAAGGATACCAAAATCAACATTATTGATACTCCTGGACATTCTGACTTTGGTGGTGAAGTCGAGCGTATCCTCAATATGGTTGAGGGTGTTCTTTTAGTTGTTGACTCTGTTGAGGGTCCTATGCCACAAACACGTTTTGTTCTCAAGAAGGCCCTTGAATTTGGACTTGCTGTTGTCGTTGTGGTTAATAAGATTGATAGACCTTCTGCCCGCCCTGATTTTGTTATCAACTCCACTTTCGAACTTTTCATTGAATTGAATGCAAATGACGAGcag TGTGATTTCCAAGTAATTTATGCAAGCGGCATCCATGGGAAGGCTGGGCTTTCGCATGACAAACTGGCAGATGATCTTGGACCTCTTTTCGAGACTATAGTTAGATGCATCCCAGGGCCACGCATTGAAGCAGGCCCCTTGCAAATGCTT GTTACAAACATAGAGTATGACGAACACAAAGGGAGGATAGGAATTGGTCGTCTTCATGCTGGCGCTCTTCAGAGAGGACTGGATGTTAAG aTATGCACATCCGAAGATGCCTGCAGATACGGAAGGATCGGCGAGCTTTTTGTGTATGAGAAATTCAATAGGGTTCCTGTGGCTTCAGTAGAAGCGGGAGATATCTGTGCTGTTTGTGGAATTGGCGATATTCAG ATCGGAGAGACAATTGCTGATAAAGCTCTTGGGACACCTTTACCTGCAATAAAAGTTGAGGAGCCAACTGTCAAAATGTCATTCTCAATCAACACTTCTCCCTTTGTTGGACGTGAG GGAAAATATGTAACCAGTAGAAACCTTAGAGACAGGCTTTACCGGGAGCTCGAGAGAAATTTGGCAATGAAGGTTGAAGATGGGGAAAGTTCTGATACATTCATTGTTAGTGGGCGAGGAACTTTACACATTACTATATTGATCGAGAACAT GAGAAGGGAAGGTTATGAGTTCATGGTTGGGCCTCCCAAAGTTATCAGTAAAAGGGTGGATGACAAGTTATACGAACCTTTTGAG ATTGCCACAGTGGAGGTACCTGAAGAGCATATGGGCCCGGTTGTTGAACTTCTTGGCAAAAGACGTGGACAGATGTTCAACATGGAAAATGTTGG ATCTGAAGGAACAACAGTCGTTAATTATAAAATACCCACCCGTGGCCTTCTGGGTTTGAGAAATGCGATTTTAACTGCTTCACGAGGCACTGCAATCCTGAATACTATATTTGATAGTTATGGACCCTGGGCGGGTGACATCAATACTCGCGATCAAGGTTCACTG GTTGCTTTTGAGGATGGTACTTCAACATCTTATGCGCTTGCTAGTTCACAAGATAGAGGTAAAATGTTCATTGCTCCTGGAGTAGATGTTTACAAAGGCCAGATTGTTGGCATTCATCAGAGGCCTGGTGACCTATCCTTGAATGTCTGCAAGAAGAAGGCTGCAACAAACGTCCGCTCAAACAAAGAACAGACAG TCGTTCTTGATACACCTCTGGATTATAGTCTTGATGACTGCATTGAGTACATTCAAGAGGATGAACTTGTAGAGGTCACCCCGTCAAGCATCAGAATGTGCAAGAACCCAAAATTGGCAAAGAAAGGCAGAGGAAACAACTAG